Proteins from a single region of Corynebacterium pseudogenitalium:
- a CDS encoding multifunctional oxoglutarate decarboxylase/oxoglutarate dehydrogenase thiamine pyrophosphate-binding subunit/dihydrolipoyllysine-residue succinyltransferase subunit, producing the protein MSSEDTFGQNDWLVEEMFQQYKQDPNSVDAEWRDLFEKKGTPPTVTNTPAPKGSSKTATSVTSSTSAPTQDGRQTQVDRAAAEAAPKRTKKPTASPLDKLDSVKVTPGEEQLKGAFRTIAKNMNESLEVPTATTVRDMPVKLMFENRTLINEHLKRTRGGKVSFTHILGYAIIQSTKLHPDMNKNYKEDGKKSFAVQPEHINLGLAIDLPQKDGSRSLVVAAIKECENKSFAEFVESYEDIVRRARDGKLTMDDFSGVTIQLTNPGGIGTRHSIPRLTKGQGTIVGVGAMDYPAEFAGASEDRLAELGVGKLVTLTSTYDHRVIQGAESGEFLRDISQLLVDDKFWDSIFESLEIPFLPMRWAKDLPNSGVNKDTRVMQLIEAYRSRGHLIADTNPLRWRQPGLQQPDSRDLLMETHGLTLWDLDRTFHVGGFGGKETMTLREVLSRLRAAYTLHVGAEYTHILDRDEREWLLERIEAGMPKPTNAEQKYILQKLNAAEAFENFLQTKYLGQKRFSLEGAETLIPLMDAVIDTAAGQGLDEAVIGMPHRGRLNVLFNIVGKPVATIFNEFEGNMQSAQQGGSGDVKYHLGFEGKHIQMFGDGEIKVSLAANPSHLEAVDPVLVGIARAKADTLRENGVRDDNPVVPIMLHGDAAFAGLGIVQETLNLSRLPGYSVGGTVHIVVNNQIGFTTTPDSGRSSYYATDLAKGFNCPVFHVNGDDPEAAAWVAHLATEYRRAFGKDVFIDLICYRLRGHNEADDPTVTQPVMYDRIHSHDSVRTRYTKDLIGRGDLTQEEAKIAAQDFHDQLDAVFSDVKSAEGKPSEQTGITDSQKLTRGLDTSISEDTFKRLADSYGKLPEEFEPNKRLNNVLKKRGGSFENGDIDWGWGELLAFGSLAEQGKFVRLAGEDSQRGTFTQRHAVLYDPNNGTPYNPLDANAEEQDNGGRFEVFNSALTEYAGMGFEYGYTLGNKDAVVAWEAQFGDFANGAQTIIDEYLSSSETKWGELSSMIALLPHGYEGQGPDHSSARIERFLQLVAEGSMTIAQPSTPANHFHLLRRQALGEMKRPLVVFTPKSMLRNKAAVSQPADFIEVDKFQSVIDDPEFVQRGNVKVDGADHDKVTTILLCSGKIYYELEKRRKKDKRDDVAIIRIEMLHPIPFNRIRDAFENYPNAKEIRWVQDEPANQGAWPFYNEHLRTLIPDMPEMVRVSRRAQSTTATGVAKVHQEEEKTLLDEAFAK; encoded by the coding sequence GTGAGCAGCGAAGATACGTTCGGCCAGAACGACTGGCTGGTTGAGGAGATGTTCCAGCAGTACAAACAGGATCCCAACTCCGTTGACGCGGAGTGGCGCGATCTTTTCGAGAAGAAGGGCACCCCGCCGACGGTGACAAACACCCCGGCACCAAAAGGTTCCTCGAAGACTGCGACGAGCGTCACCAGCTCCACGAGCGCTCCTACCCAGGACGGCCGTCAAACCCAGGTAGACCGCGCAGCCGCCGAAGCAGCTCCAAAGCGCACCAAGAAGCCGACCGCTTCCCCGTTGGACAAGCTCGATAGTGTCAAGGTCACTCCAGGCGAGGAACAGCTCAAGGGTGCGTTCCGCACTATCGCGAAGAACATGAACGAATCGCTCGAGGTGCCAACCGCCACCACCGTGCGCGATATGCCGGTCAAGCTCATGTTTGAAAACCGCACGTTGATCAATGAGCACCTCAAGCGCACTCGCGGCGGCAAGGTTTCGTTCACGCATATCCTTGGCTACGCAATCATTCAGTCCACCAAGCTCCACCCGGACATGAATAAGAACTACAAGGAGGACGGCAAGAAGTCCTTCGCAGTTCAGCCTGAGCACATCAACCTGGGTCTAGCAATCGACCTGCCGCAGAAGGACGGGTCCCGCTCCCTGGTCGTCGCTGCGATTAAGGAGTGCGAGAACAAGTCGTTTGCGGAGTTCGTCGAAAGCTACGAAGACATTGTGCGTCGCGCGCGCGACGGCAAGCTCACGATGGACGACTTCTCTGGCGTAACCATTCAGCTGACCAACCCGGGTGGCATCGGTACCCGCCACTCGATTCCGCGTCTGACAAAGGGCCAGGGCACCATCGTTGGTGTCGGCGCAATGGACTACCCTGCAGAGTTTGCAGGTGCCAGCGAGGACCGTTTGGCGGAGCTGGGCGTCGGCAAGCTTGTGACACTGACCTCCACCTATGACCACCGCGTCATCCAGGGTGCAGAGTCTGGCGAGTTCCTGCGCGATATTTCGCAGCTCCTCGTCGACGATAAGTTCTGGGATTCCATCTTCGAGTCCCTCGAGATCCCGTTCCTCCCGATGCGCTGGGCGAAGGACCTGCCGAATTCCGGCGTGAACAAGGACACCCGTGTCATGCAGCTCATCGAGGCGTACCGCTCCCGCGGCCACCTCATTGCTGACACGAACCCGCTTCGTTGGCGCCAGCCGGGCCTGCAGCAACCGGACTCCCGTGACCTGCTGATGGAAACCCACGGCCTGACGCTGTGGGACCTCGACCGCACGTTCCACGTAGGTGGTTTCGGGGGCAAGGAAACAATGACGTTGCGCGAGGTGCTTAGTCGCCTACGTGCTGCCTACACCCTGCACGTCGGTGCTGAATACACCCATATTCTCGACCGCGATGAGCGTGAGTGGCTGCTCGAGCGCATCGAGGCTGGCATGCCGAAGCCGACGAATGCTGAGCAAAAGTACATCCTGCAGAAGCTCAATGCTGCTGAAGCATTTGAGAACTTCCTCCAGACGAAGTACCTCGGCCAGAAGCGCTTCTCCCTCGAGGGTGCCGAAACACTCATCCCATTGATGGACGCGGTGATTGATACCGCCGCTGGCCAAGGCCTCGACGAAGCTGTCATCGGCATGCCGCACCGTGGTCGCCTGAACGTGCTGTTTAACATCGTGGGCAAGCCTGTCGCAACGATCTTCAACGAGTTCGAGGGCAACATGCAGTCCGCACAGCAGGGTGGCTCCGGCGACGTGAAGTACCACCTCGGCTTCGAGGGCAAGCACATCCAGATGTTCGGCGACGGCGAGATCAAGGTCTCGCTGGCCGCGAACCCGTCACACCTCGAGGCTGTTGACCCAGTGCTCGTCGGTATTGCCCGCGCAAAGGCGGACACGCTGCGTGAAAACGGTGTTCGCGACGACAATCCAGTAGTTCCGATTATGCTGCACGGCGACGCCGCATTCGCTGGCCTCGGCATCGTACAGGAGACGCTGAACCTGTCTCGCCTCCCTGGCTACTCCGTTGGTGGCACCGTCCACATCGTTGTGAACAACCAGATTGGTTTCACCACTACCCCTGACTCTGGCCGCTCCTCCTACTACGCCACCGACCTGGCCAAGGGCTTCAACTGCCCAGTGTTCCACGTCAACGGCGACGACCCGGAGGCAGCCGCCTGGGTTGCTCACCTGGCAACCGAATACCGCCGCGCCTTCGGCAAGGACGTCTTCATCGACCTCATCTGCTACCGTCTGCGCGGCCACAACGAGGCAGACGACCCGACCGTGACGCAGCCAGTGATGTACGACCGCATCCACTCCCACGACTCGGTGCGTACCCGCTACACCAAGGACCTCATCGGCCGTGGCGACCTCACGCAGGAAGAAGCCAAGATCGCGGCACAGGACTTCCACGATCAGCTTGACGCAGTCTTCTCCGACGTCAAGTCCGCTGAGGGCAAGCCAAGCGAGCAGACCGGCATCACGGACTCGCAGAAGCTCACTCGTGGCCTGGACACCTCGATCAGCGAGGATACGTTCAAGCGCCTTGCGGATTCGTACGGCAAGCTGCCTGAGGAATTCGAGCCGAACAAGCGCCTGAACAACGTGCTCAAGAAGCGCGGTGGTTCCTTCGAAAACGGCGACATCGACTGGGGCTGGGGCGAGCTGCTCGCTTTCGGTTCCCTTGCAGAGCAGGGCAAGTTTGTCCGCCTTGCAGGTGAGGACTCACAGCGCGGTACGTTCACGCAGCGCCACGCGGTGCTCTACGACCCGAATAACGGCACTCCGTACAACCCACTCGACGCAAACGCGGAAGAGCAGGACAACGGCGGACGCTTCGAGGTGTTCAACTCTGCACTGACCGAATACGCAGGTATGGGCTTCGAGTACGGCTACACCCTTGGCAACAAGGACGCTGTCGTCGCATGGGAGGCGCAGTTCGGCGACTTCGCCAATGGTGCACAGACCATCATCGACGAGTACTTGTCCTCCAGCGAGACTAAGTGGGGCGAGCTTTCCAGCATGATTGCCCTCCTGCCGCACGGCTACGAAGGCCAGGGCCCGGACCACTCCTCCGCCCGTATCGAGCGCTTCCTCCAGCTGGTCGCCGAGGGCTCGATGACGATTGCCCAGCCTTCTACCCCGGCAAACCACTTCCACCTGCTGCGCCGTCAGGCGCTCGGTGAGATGAAGCGCCCGCTCGTCGTCTTCACCCCGAAGTCGATGCTGCGTAACAAGGCGGCGGTCTCGCAGCCTGCAGACTTCATCGAGGTGGACAAGTTCCAGTCAGTTATCGACGACCCCGAGTTCGTACAGCGTGGCAACGTCAAGGTTGACGGCGCAGATCACGACAAGGTCACCACGATCTTGCTGTGTTCCGGCAAGATCTACTACGAACTGGAGAAGCGTCGTAAGAAGGATAAGCGCGACGATGTCGCCATCATCCGTATCGAGATGCTGCACCCGATTCCATTCAACCGCATCCGGGATGCGTTCGAGAACTACCCGAACGCGAAGGAAATTCGCTGGGTTCAGGATGAGCCCGCTAACCAAGGCGCATGGCCGTTCTACAACGAGCACCTGCGCACACTGATTCCGGATATGCCTGAAATGGTCCGCGTCTCTCGCCGTGCGCAGTCGACCACTGCAACCGGCGTGGCGAAGGTCCACCAGGAAGAGGAGAAGACTCTGCTGGATGAGGCGTTTGCGAAGTAA
- a CDS encoding carboxylesterase/lipase family protein, whose protein sequence is MHLNSNNPQEHLQVQTTSGIVAGTIDPQTGVRTWRGVPYGADMGGENRFRAPQPAPSWSGVRTTTNYRPPAMQTNFGWKDTVIGTEDCLHADIVRPDTDDVLPVVIYFHGGSFVSGSSHEKVLQGHFLANATDIVYVSLNFRLGVLGYLDLRSIGEDCAANPAILDQILALQWVHENIAAFGGDPNNVTIMGESAGAASVIHMMCAPAARGLFHRAIAQSTPLSSVHTKAQAAMWTSTLLDGMGLSRLSTLEHLREVPAEELVRVGQSMLFTGRELRELNLSFMPTVDGTTLPAHPLDMFRAGQQASVPLIIGTNADEASFAKALYQRTKARQRAARRLLEAYDAQNATAVIQAYSDVSQRTDFAEFLADAVFWGPSVIAAGEHRKVAPTWMYRFEYASATMRRLGLGAMHTADLMAVFGDREGTRSSKIDRFGSTVAFEAVVEVMQRNWGSFFHTGEPGPNWPRYDFRGDDHPGRATAIINEHPSIVYDPKRHKRRAWEAFDMRSWQGREAWMRIMGPEQ, encoded by the coding sequence ATGCATCTCAACAGCAACAATCCGCAGGAGCACCTCCAGGTGCAGACCACCTCGGGAATCGTTGCTGGCACTATTGATCCACAAACCGGGGTTCGCACTTGGCGCGGGGTACCCTACGGTGCAGATATGGGCGGTGAGAACCGATTTCGGGCCCCACAGCCTGCGCCTTCGTGGTCAGGTGTGCGCACCACAACCAACTATCGGCCACCTGCGATGCAGACGAATTTCGGGTGGAAAGACACAGTAATCGGCACCGAGGACTGCCTACACGCAGACATCGTTCGGCCTGATACGGACGACGTACTCCCCGTCGTCATCTATTTTCATGGTGGATCGTTCGTAAGCGGATCGAGTCATGAGAAAGTACTCCAGGGGCACTTTCTGGCTAATGCCACCGATATCGTCTATGTCTCCTTAAACTTTCGCCTCGGGGTGCTTGGGTACTTGGATCTGCGCAGTATCGGCGAGGACTGCGCTGCCAACCCCGCCATTTTGGACCAGATCCTCGCGCTGCAGTGGGTGCACGAAAACATCGCGGCCTTCGGAGGGGATCCGAATAACGTAACCATCATGGGCGAGTCAGCCGGGGCAGCTTCAGTAATCCATATGATGTGCGCCCCGGCGGCTCGGGGGTTGTTCCACCGGGCAATCGCCCAGTCCACTCCGCTTTCTTCCGTTCATACGAAGGCACAGGCCGCGATGTGGACGTCGACACTTCTTGACGGCATGGGGCTATCGCGACTATCTACCCTCGAGCACCTCCGGGAGGTACCGGCCGAGGAACTGGTTAGAGTGGGGCAGTCCATGCTGTTTACTGGCCGCGAGCTGCGCGAACTGAATTTGAGCTTCATGCCGACGGTCGATGGCACCACGCTGCCAGCTCACCCGCTGGACATGTTCCGCGCCGGGCAACAGGCGTCGGTGCCGTTGATCATCGGGACCAATGCGGATGAGGCCAGCTTTGCAAAGGCTCTGTATCAGCGGACGAAAGCCCGTCAGCGTGCAGCACGCCGCTTGCTCGAGGCATATGACGCGCAGAACGCGACAGCGGTCATCCAGGCGTATAGCGACGTGAGCCAGCGTACGGACTTCGCCGAGTTTCTCGCAGACGCCGTGTTCTGGGGACCGTCGGTGATCGCTGCAGGGGAGCACCGTAAGGTGGCTCCGACTTGGATGTACCGCTTTGAATATGCATCGGCGACAATGCGGCGGCTCGGGTTGGGGGCAATGCACACAGCCGACCTGATGGCGGTGTTTGGCGATCGGGAAGGTACACGCTCATCGAAGATCGACCGATTTGGCTCCACCGTTGCGTTTGAAGCAGTAGTTGAAGTGATGCAGCGCAACTGGGGGTCGTTCTTTCATACCGGCGAACCAGGGCCGAACTGGCCCCGCTACGATTTTCGTGGCGACGACCACCCCGGGCGCGCGACCGCAATCATCAACGAACATCCGTCAATCGTGTACGACCCAAAACGTCACAAACGCCGGGCATGGGAGGCTTTTGACATGCGTAGCTGGCAGGGCCGCGAAGCGTGGATGCGCATCATGGGGCCAGAACAGTAG
- a CDS encoding MFS transporter, producing the protein MTEQTYKGGASPKLPSVIWVLCTAAFIIALGYGFIAPVLPQFAASFNVSMAAAAAVISVFAAARLLGAPGAGALVDKLGSRPVYLTGLSIVATATFAVAFAQAYWHILALRFIAGFGSTMFTLSAQAFIVRVIPPSIRGRANALYASSFLLGNIFGPIIGAGLSFLGYRIPFAVYGVGVGLAATIVWVATSRQHKPETPRIQRPPMPLRRAWKQPTYRALLAVAFTNGFVNFGARVSVLPLFAAAIFANGGAASGLALTAFALGTGVTLQFSGRLADRIGRRPCILAGLAVSAIFTGTLGLATTVWVLLLVSVCAGVGGGLMSPASQATLADIIGNDRSGGKVISTYQMVQDSGQIAAPIVIGFLAEVFGFAIAFGACGVVALVALLLWAMYGKESLHRSTA; encoded by the coding sequence ATGACGGAACAAACATATAAGGGCGGCGCGTCACCAAAGCTGCCATCAGTGATATGGGTGCTGTGCACCGCAGCGTTTATCATTGCGCTCGGCTACGGGTTCATCGCCCCGGTGTTGCCACAATTCGCCGCCAGCTTCAACGTGTCCATGGCGGCCGCTGCAGCGGTGATCTCCGTGTTTGCAGCAGCTCGCTTGCTTGGCGCGCCAGGCGCGGGCGCGCTGGTGGATAAGCTCGGATCACGGCCGGTGTACCTCACCGGGTTGAGCATTGTTGCGACTGCAACGTTTGCCGTGGCGTTTGCTCAGGCGTACTGGCATATTTTGGCGTTGCGCTTTATCGCCGGCTTCGGATCCACGATGTTTACGCTCTCCGCACAGGCCTTCATCGTTCGCGTGATTCCTCCCAGCATTCGTGGGCGAGCGAATGCACTTTATGCATCGTCATTCTTGCTTGGCAACATCTTCGGGCCAATCATCGGCGCTGGACTCAGTTTCCTTGGATACCGAATTCCGTTCGCAGTCTACGGTGTTGGTGTCGGTCTTGCGGCAACTATCGTGTGGGTTGCTACGTCTCGGCAACACAAGCCAGAGACACCGAGAATACAGCGGCCGCCAATGCCACTGCGCCGAGCCTGGAAGCAACCCACGTACCGTGCGTTGCTCGCCGTCGCCTTTACAAATGGTTTTGTGAACTTCGGTGCGCGCGTTTCGGTCCTTCCGCTGTTCGCTGCGGCGATATTTGCAAATGGTGGCGCGGCATCCGGACTTGCGTTGACTGCGTTCGCGCTGGGCACGGGCGTCACGCTGCAGTTTTCTGGTCGGCTGGCTGACCGAATCGGACGTCGTCCTTGCATTCTCGCAGGTCTTGCGGTCTCGGCAATATTCACGGGCACACTCGGACTCGCCACGACAGTGTGGGTGCTGTTGCTGGTCTCAGTGTGTGCGGGTGTTGGCGGTGGGTTGATGAGTCCTGCCTCGCAGGCGACGTTAGCTGACATCATCGGCAATGACCGCTCGGGTGGCAAGGTAATTTCTACCTATCAGATGGTGCAGGACTCCGGCCAGATTGCGGCACCGATTGTGATCGGCTTTCTGGCGGAGGTGTTCGGCTTTGCTATCGCGTTTGGCGCCTGCGGAGTAGTTGCTCTGGTCGCTCTATTGCTCTGGGCAATGTACGGTAAGGAATCTCTGCACAGGTCCACTGCGTAA
- a CDS encoding nucleoside hydrolase translates to MRIIIDCVPGVEDTLALAYVVAAHHRGQAELECVTTSSGSASAAQCAQHAAWVLARCGLPAVAVAAGCDAPKHQPTRDAGLGDARVPERYVANDWDLLWADACARGTRDLCLICTGPLTNLAEFSRRYPEYFDALEHIVVSESSLLLDREASDVVLQDTPVAITVCAAPETLGQVDVQRCAPLAEVGATAVTGVSLLAAQVALGDIQTGGQCVTLAPAEEDDDPNALVLDTADVDEEDVVKLFDACCATFDALARGDDALDVTRHLRAED, encoded by the coding sequence GTGCGAATTATTATTGACTGCGTCCCAGGGGTCGAGGACACGCTTGCGTTGGCATATGTCGTTGCTGCGCACCATCGTGGGCAGGCTGAATTGGAGTGCGTGACAACCTCAAGCGGTAGCGCCTCAGCTGCGCAATGTGCCCAGCATGCTGCGTGGGTGTTGGCACGCTGCGGCCTGCCCGCTGTTGCGGTCGCAGCAGGTTGCGACGCGCCAAAACATCAACCGACGCGCGATGCTGGACTGGGTGACGCCCGAGTCCCAGAACGCTACGTCGCGAATGACTGGGACCTGTTGTGGGCCGACGCGTGCGCGCGAGGTACACGGGACCTGTGTTTGATTTGCACGGGCCCGTTGACAAACCTCGCCGAGTTTTCACGGCGCTACCCCGAGTACTTCGACGCACTTGAGCACATCGTTGTGTCTGAATCCAGCCTTCTACTCGACCGAGAAGCCTCCGATGTGGTGCTGCAGGACACCCCGGTGGCGATCACCGTCTGTGCAGCACCGGAAACGTTGGGGCAGGTAGATGTGCAACGGTGCGCACCGCTGGCAGAAGTCGGGGCCACCGCGGTTACTGGCGTTTCGCTTCTCGCGGCCCAGGTCGCGCTAGGTGATATCCAGACTGGTGGGCAGTGTGTGACGCTCGCGCCTGCCGAGGAAGATGATGACCCGAACGCGCTGGTGCTCGACACCGCGGATGTAGACGAAGAGGACGTCGTCAAGCTTTTCGACGCCTGCTGCGCCACGTTTGACGCTCTTGCACGCGGCGATGATGCTCTGGACGTAACGAGGCACCTCCGGGCGGAGGACTAA
- a CDS encoding L-lactate dehydrogenase, whose translation MTITNPSTPSNNITPGNKIVLIGAGDVGVAFAYAILNQGICDHLAIIDLNEKKTWGEVEDLNHAMPYSGHNTKITVGTYEDCRDAALIVNCAGVAQRDGETRLELVGRNVKIFESINKEVMANGFNGIYLVATNPVDVLTYATWKQTGLSSAQVVGSGTILDTARWRCNLGKYFGVSASSVHSYIIGEHGDTELPVVASGSVAGVSLRRRLEKEAETDPKIYERIDAMFVATRDAAYKIIEAKGSTSFGIGAGLARITRAILMNEDVVLPVSALLEGQYGQEDIYIGTPAVINRNGVREVVELHLEDSEKEKFDHSANTLRGVMVEAGLTEA comes from the coding sequence ATGACTATCACCAATCCGTCCACCCCGTCGAACAACATCACGCCAGGCAACAAGATTGTCTTGATTGGTGCTGGTGATGTCGGCGTCGCGTTCGCATACGCAATCCTCAACCAGGGTATTTGCGACCACCTCGCAATTATCGACCTGAACGAGAAGAAGACGTGGGGTGAGGTCGAGGACCTCAACCACGCAATGCCGTACTCAGGCCACAACACCAAGATCACGGTCGGCACCTACGAGGACTGCCGCGACGCGGCGCTCATCGTCAACTGTGCAGGTGTTGCACAGCGCGACGGCGAAACCCGCCTTGAGCTCGTGGGCCGCAATGTGAAGATCTTCGAGTCCATCAACAAGGAAGTGATGGCCAACGGCTTCAACGGCATCTACCTGGTTGCAACCAACCCTGTCGATGTCCTGACCTACGCCACGTGGAAGCAGACCGGTCTTTCCTCCGCACAGGTCGTGGGTTCCGGCACCATCCTGGACACCGCACGCTGGCGCTGCAACCTCGGCAAGTACTTCGGTGTTTCCGCAAGCTCTGTCCACTCCTACATCATCGGTGAGCACGGCGACACCGAGCTGCCTGTCGTGGCATCCGGCTCCGTCGCTGGCGTTTCGCTACGTCGTCGTCTGGAGAAGGAAGCAGAAACCGATCCGAAGATCTACGAGCGCATCGACGCGATGTTCGTCGCAACCCGCGATGCCGCCTACAAGATCATCGAAGCCAAGGGCTCCACGTCCTTCGGTATCGGTGCTGGCCTTGCCCGCATCACCCGCGCAATCCTGATGAACGAGGACGTCGTACTGCCAGTCTCTGCTCTCCTTGAAGGCCAGTACGGTCAGGAAGACATCTACATCGGCACCCCGGCTGTTATCAACCGCAACGGTGTCCGCGAGGTTGTCGAGCTGCACCTTGAAGATAGCGAGAAGGAAAAGTTCGATCACTCCGCCAACACCCTTCGTGGCGTGATGGTCGAAGCTGGCCTCACCGAGGCATAA
- a CDS encoding NaeI family type II restriction endonuclease, which yields MTHNLDGDFSHQLAELFRNEFPDGEAMGRIFRQTFDQAYDGQHTGRFDPAQLSKTELAHIGSLVEINIRRGFDGTITDGDKMDFKILGHEVDCKYSKNPYGWMIPMEAVGHHAMLCHASEVTSTFRVGFVKITDDILTAGGNRDRKRTIMAAARNKIAWAWFDHPYPNNVLLHADEETVAKIMELPSGQQRLDMLFRSIQQVLIPRGIIYTVAQQKDPMKRIRYNGGSRSRLQEEGILILGDYRRHQAIAEALCLPICKNGDSLAVRVTPAEPHFVGPAVDIEGQTWRIATGADPLHRAPRLPF from the coding sequence ATGACACACAACCTTGATGGCGATTTTTCTCATCAACTCGCCGAGCTCTTCCGTAACGAGTTTCCCGACGGCGAAGCAATGGGAAGAATATTTCGACAAACTTTCGACCAGGCCTATGACGGCCAGCACACGGGCCGGTTCGACCCAGCGCAGCTAAGCAAGACAGAACTTGCCCACATTGGATCGTTGGTTGAAATTAACATTCGCCGAGGGTTTGACGGCACTATCACGGACGGCGACAAGATGGACTTCAAGATCCTCGGCCATGAAGTTGACTGTAAATACTCCAAGAACCCCTACGGCTGGATGATCCCGATGGAAGCAGTTGGCCACCACGCCATGCTCTGCCACGCAAGTGAGGTTACTTCCACTTTCCGAGTAGGCTTCGTCAAAATCACCGACGACATCCTCACCGCAGGTGGAAACCGTGACCGCAAGCGAACCATCATGGCAGCAGCACGCAACAAAATTGCGTGGGCCTGGTTCGATCACCCGTACCCGAATAACGTGCTCCTCCATGCGGATGAGGAAACTGTCGCCAAAATTATGGAATTGCCTTCTGGGCAACAGCGCCTCGACATGTTGTTTCGCTCAATCCAGCAGGTGCTCATTCCGCGCGGCATCATTTACACTGTCGCTCAGCAGAAAGACCCAATGAAGCGCATTCGATACAACGGCGGATCAAGGTCACGCCTCCAGGAGGAAGGCATCTTGATCCTTGGGGACTACCGGCGCCACCAAGCTATCGCAGAGGCCCTCTGCCTTCCGATTTGCAAGAATGGCGATAGCCTCGCCGTACGAGTAACTCCAGCTGAACCGCATTTTGTTGGTCCTGCAGTAGATATCGAAGGTCAAACTTGGCGAATCGCCACGGGCGCCGACCCACTCCATCGTGCGCCACGCCTCCCCTTTTAA
- a CDS encoding DNA cytosine methyltransferase — MRLSTVTSEPTLTSIEICAGAGGQALGLEQAGFQHLAVVEIDNWAAETLRANRGCDHPHPWPVHEMDVHDFDGTVWRDQVDLFAGGVPCPPFSIAGKQLGADDERDLFPQALRLVGEINPKAVMLENVRGLGQKRFDSYRNEIVSELDRMGYTTYWSLFQSADFGVPQLRPRFILVALKHEFAEYFEWPTPNMHHTSVGSALRHLMGENGWPGADAWADRADTVAPTLVGGSKKHGGPDVGPTRAKAAWKKLGVRGTSIADSAPGPDFPVDDPDNLPRLTVRMGGVIQGFPEDWDWQGGKTAQWRQVGNAFPPPVAAAIGTAIKDALLSCNAVTKAPEVAPQLALQTHA; from the coding sequence ATGCGCCTGTCTACGGTTACTTCCGAGCCCACGTTGACCTCTATCGAGATCTGCGCTGGCGCTGGAGGCCAAGCACTTGGGCTCGAGCAAGCAGGTTTCCAGCATCTAGCCGTGGTGGAAATCGACAACTGGGCAGCAGAGACACTGCGAGCCAATCGCGGCTGCGACCATCCCCATCCGTGGCCAGTACACGAAATGGATGTACATGACTTCGACGGCACCGTATGGCGCGATCAGGTCGATCTCTTTGCAGGTGGCGTTCCGTGTCCGCCCTTTTCCATCGCGGGAAAACAGCTCGGCGCAGACGACGAGCGTGATCTGTTCCCGCAAGCCCTACGACTGGTAGGAGAAATCAATCCAAAAGCCGTCATGCTGGAGAACGTCCGAGGCCTTGGCCAAAAGCGGTTTGATTCCTACCGCAATGAAATTGTCAGTGAGCTCGATCGGATGGGTTACACCACCTACTGGTCACTGTTTCAATCGGCAGACTTCGGTGTCCCCCAACTGCGCCCACGGTTTATTTTGGTAGCCCTGAAACACGAGTTTGCCGAGTACTTCGAATGGCCGACCCCGAATATGCATCACACATCCGTTGGTAGCGCACTTCGCCACCTAATGGGAGAAAATGGCTGGCCGGGAGCGGACGCATGGGCAGATCGAGCCGATACGGTAGCACCGACGCTCGTTGGCGGATCAAAGAAGCACGGTGGACCAGACGTTGGCCCGACTCGAGCAAAGGCAGCATGGAAGAAGCTCGGCGTCCGAGGAACTTCGATCGCAGACAGCGCACCAGGCCCCGACTTCCCTGTCGATGACCCGGACAACCTTCCCCGCCTTACCGTGCGGATGGGCGGCGTTATCCAAGGGTTCCCTGAAGATTGGGATTGGCAAGGTGGCAAGACCGCCCAATGGCGCCAAGTCGGCAATGCATTTCCGCCACCGGTTGCGGCTGCAATCGGAACCGCAATCAAGGACGCACTACTTTCCTGCAATGCCGTAACGAAAGCTCCCGAGGTGGCCCCACAACTGGCGCTTCAAACGCACGCATAG